In Actinomycetota bacterium, the sequence ATGAGGTCGAGGCGACGCTTCAACTGCACGTCGATCTGAGCCCACGAGTTCTCCACCTGGTTGCGTCGCCGGATGAGCGAGTTGTAGGCGAAGACACCCGCGAGCAGGACGAGCACGACTATGCCGAGGATGACTAGGAGCCAGATCACCCCGACATCATACGCCGCAGGCGTTGGACGGCTCGTGAACCCGCCGAGGGCTCCACCCGCGGCGGCCGCAGGCGCAGCTCCTCGTAGCGTTCGACGTACTTCTCGGCGAGGTCCCGCATCGAGAACTCGGCCGCACGCGCGCTGGCGCCGTCGACCAATCGCGCGGCGAAGGCCCTGTCGCTCAGCACCCGTTGCAGCGCAGCCAGGAGCGCGTGCTCGTCGCCGGGCGGGACGAGCACGGCGTCGACACCATCGGTGGCGACGTTGCGGTACCCGTCGAGTGAGCTCGCCACCACGGCGGTACCAGCAGCCATGGCCTCGATCAGCACCACCCCGAAGCTCTCCCCGTGCAACGACGGGGCGCAGAAGATGGCCGCGCCGCGCAGGCGGGCCACCTTGTCCTCGTCGGAGATGCGGCCGATCCATTCGATCCGGTTGTCACCGGCGTACTGCTGATGCAGCCGCTCGGTGTCGGGCCCGTCGCTCGCGATCCACAGCCGCACTTCCGGGCCGAGCGACGCGTGGGCGCGCAGCAGCACGTCCAATCCCTTGCGCGGCTCGTGGCGCCCGCAGAAGAAGATCGCCTGCTCTCCCCCGGGGTGAGGAGCGACGCGCCGGTAGCGCTCCAGCTCCACCCCGTTGTAGAGCACCTCGTAGTCGCCGCCGAAGTAGCGCTCGGCAAGCTCTCGCGCGTCCTTCGACACCGCGACGCGGTGGTCGAGCTCGTCCACCAGCCAACGCAAGGGAGCGTTCAGGTATCGGTAGCTGGCGCTGTCGCCCGCCGCGTGGAACGTGCCGAGCGCCGGTGCGGTGTTCATGACGAGCGCGGTCAGGCTCGGACCCGGCGTGAGCGGCTCGTGGATGTGGAGCACGTCGAACTGCTCGTCGCGCAGCGCCCGGATGGTGCGCAACGCAGCCGATGCGTCCGGCGCGATCGGGGCGATCGAACCGTTGGCGGCGGTGGGCAAGCTGTCGCCGAGGGGGGTGACGAACGTGGCTGGAGGGGCACCGTCGCACGGCCCGAGCACCCGGGCCTCGATCCCGCGCGCGCGCAGCTCGCGAGCGAGGCCCATCACCTGGCCCTGCACCCCTCCGGGAATGGTCAGGCTGTACGGGCTGACGAGCCCGATGCGCAATGGCGGTCCCGGCACGGCCGGCCACGGTAGAGCCGCGCGAGGCCGTTCCACTACGTTCACCCCGATGAGCGACAAGCCTGCCCTCTCCCTCGTCGCCTCCCCCGGCAAGCGCGCGGCGGTCGTCGAGGCCGCGGTCGAGGCGGAGCGCAGGGGGTTCCCGGCGATCGCCTGCCCCAGCCTCGGCGGCGCGCTCGGGCTCTGCGCGAGCCTCGCCCACGTCACCCACGAGATCGGCTTCTTCACCTCGATCCAGGGGATCTACGGCAGCGTGCCCGCCGAGGTCGGCGGGCTCGCCTCCCACGTCCACGAGCTGTCCGGCGGCCGGTTCGCCCTAGGGCTCGGCGTCAGCCACGAACCGATGGTGAGACGCCTCGGCGTCGCGATGGGCAAGCCGCTCGCCGACATGCGCGCCTTCGTCTCCGGCCTGCGGGCCAACGAGCGCTTCGGAGGCGAGCTGCCACCGGTGTACCTCGCCGCGCTGCGCGACCGAATGCTCGATCTCGCGGTCGAGATCGCCGAAGGCGCGATCTGGGCCAACGCCAGCCTGCTGCACACGACCACCCAGGTGGCCCGCGTGCCGGCCGCGCGGCGCGGCTCGTTCCACCTGGCCAACATGATCCCGACGGTGATCTCCGACGACGCTCGCGCGGCAGCCGCCGTGCACCGCAAGACGATGACGGTCTACGTCGGGTTGCCGAACTACCGCAACTACTGGCGGGCCTGCGGCTACGTCGAGGAGATGGACGCGATCGAAGCTGCGATCGGCGCCGGGGAACGCGATCGCTTGCCGTCGTTGATGAGCGACGCCTGGTTGCGTGACTGCACGCTCGCCGGCACCGTCGACGAGGTCCGTGCCGGGCTCGCCGCCTGGGCGGACATCGGGGTGCAGCCGGTCGCGGTCATGTCATCGGTGGACGGCGGCCAGCTGAAGGCCGTCCGCGAGCTCTTCGCCGCGTACGAGTGACGATGCTCACCGCGGTGCCACCGGTCGACCCCGCGGATCAAGGCCTGATCGACGCGTGCACCGAAACCCCCGGCTGGATCTGCGAGCAGATGTGGGAGTTGACCGGGTCCGAGGCCGCGAGCCGGGCCGCGGACTGGTTCGTGGCCACTCCTCTGCGGGTGCTGCTGATCGTGATCGTGGCATTCCTGCTCAACAGGTTCGTGCGGCGCGTCGTCGCCGGCATGGTCGGGCGGCTGACGGCGCCTCAGCAGCTCGCCGCAGCCGGCATCGAACGCCTCGGGATGAAGGCCCCGGAGGTGCTCGACTCGACGAGTGCGCGTTCGACGGAGCGGGCGCGGACGTTGAGCGCCGTGCTGATGGGCCTGGCGACGGCGATCATCTGGACGGTGGCGGGGCTGCTCGTGATCGGCGAGTTCGGCCTCAGCCTCGCTCCGCTGCTGGCGAGCGCCGGCATCGCCGGCATCGCGCTCGGCTTCGGCGCGCAGAGCCTGGTGCGTGACTGCATCACCGGGGTCTTCATGTTGATCGAAGACCAGTACGGAGTGAGCGACGTGGTCGACCTCGGCGAGGCGAGCGGCACCGTCGAGAAGGTGACCCTTCGCCTGACGACGCTGCGCGCCCCGGACGGAACCGTTTGGCACGTGCCGAACGGCGCCATCGTGCGGGTGGGGAACCGCAGCCAACTCTGGTCGATGGCGTTGCTCGACCTCGCGATCGCCTACGACAACGACGTCGACCGCGCGCAGCAGGTGATCCTCGACGCCGCGCGCACGGTCTGCGAGGCCGACGAGTACAAGGACCAGGTGCTGGAGGCTCCGACGATCCTCGGCGTCGAGTCGGTGGGGCCCGACGGTGTCACCATCCGCCTGACGGTGAAGACCGAGCCGGGCGAGCAGTGGGCCTTGCAGAGAGCGCTGCGTGAGGGGGTCAAGGCCGCGCTCGACGACGCCGGGATCCGACCGCCGCCGCGCGGGTTCGCCGGCGACTGGCCGCGGACCTGACCGCTCAGTCGGCGCTCGAGTGCGCCTCGATCGCCACGCTGTCGAGGATGCGCACCACGCCGCGCTCGACGGCGAGCGATCGCTCACGGACCCCGATCTGCAGCACCCGATTCGCCGTCTGACGCACGGTGCCCGCCGCATGGGCGAGGTCGTCCTGGGACATGCGGATCGGATCGTCGCCGTATGCCTGCGCCAACACGTGGAGCCTTCGCCAGACCCTGATCTCAGGTGGCAGCAGCAGCTCGGCGGCAAGGGCGTTCGAGCGCACGAGCTGCTCGGTGAGCACGGTCACGAGAAGGCGGTCGACCCCCGGATGCAGCAGGCGCAGCTCGTCGAAGTCGCGCCGCTCCAGCGTGAGCGCCGCGCAGTCCTCGAGCGCGCAGACGCGGGCCGTGCGGCGATGGTCGGGTTGCACCAGGGCGAGCGCGCCGAACATCTCGCCCGGCTGCACCACCCGCAGGATGATCGTGCTGCCCTGCAGCGTCGTCGCGCTTACCTGCATGCGCCCGGACTGCAACAGGTAGAGGCGGTCCGCCGCGTCGCCCTCGTTGAACACCACCTGGCTCCGTCGGTAGTGGCGCGGCCGCAGTCGCGCCACCACAGCCCCGCGCTCGGGTTCGCCGAGCTGGTCGAGCACTTCGAGCAGAGCGGCGCCCACACGCAGAACCATGGAGTGTCAAAGGTCACATGTCAACTGGCGCGCGTGCGACAGTCCTGCCAGGGCCTTGGGGTGAATGTGAGCGGACACCAAGGGGGAACCGGGGGGTTCAGGAAATGTTGCTCTTTTCACGTGTCATCACGCTCACAGGCAGTCCGCGACGGACCATGGCCTACGCCAACGACATCACCGGCTACGTCCGGGGCCACAGCACGCTCGACGTCACCTGCTGGAACGCCGGCTTCGGCTACCCGCTCGGCACACTGGCTTGGTCGGCGATCGTCGACAGCCAGGCGACGCTCGCCGACGCATCGGCGAAGCTCCTCGGCGACAGCGGGTATCTAGACATGATCGATTCGGCGGCCGACATGATCTCCACGGGTGGAGAGGACCACCTGCGCGAGCTCATCGCCGGAGGTGAGGGTGGCACGGGCGAGGCACCACCGATCGGCGCCGTCGCCCAGATCACGACGGCAACGGCATTCGTCGACCGCTTCGCCGATGCACTCGGCTGGGGGGTGGAGGTCGCCCAGTTCGCGAGCGAAGTTCTCGGATCTCCGGTCGTCGTGCTGCGCGACCTGTTCGGCACGATGGGCCGGATCACCTGGATCGGCATCCAGCCCGACATCGCCGCCGCGGAGAGCGCTGGGGCGAAGCTAGCTGGGAACGCCGACTACCTCGAGCGCATGAAGGGCACGGGCGAGCTGTTCATCCACGGCTCCGCCAACGTCAGCCAGCTGGTCCGCATCGCCTGACCACGCTCGCGGCCGCCGACCGGCCGAGTCACCTCGACTCCGCGTAGCCGGGGTCACTCGGCCAGTTCGGTTGGAACATGTGCCATTGCTCGGGCGCCCGCCCGATCAACACCTCGAGTTCGCGCGCGAGGTACTGGGTGACGCGAGCCACGTCGTCGCGCAGCCCGCCTCGACGCTGCGCCGGCACCGGTGGGCGCACGATCGCGTGGTGGCCGTTGTACTTGCGCGTGAAGTAGACCGCGGTCGGCAATATCGGTGCCCCGGTGCGCAGTGACAGGGTCGCCGGGCCTGCCGGCAGCGTGGTCCGCTCGCCGAAGAACTCCACGTCTACTCCCCCACCCTGCAGGTCGCGGTCGCAGAGCAGGCACACCACCTCGTTGTCCTTCAAGGCGCGCAGCACCGCGGCGGCCGCGCCCGGCCCGAGCGGGACGACGGACATGCCGAGATCGCGGCGCAGCTCCGCGAACCACTCGAACAGCTCCGGCGGATCGAGCGGCTCGACGACCACCGTCAGCCGGTGGCCGCGATCGGTCATCCAGCGCCCGGCCCACTCCCATCCGCCGAGATGGGGCAGGGCGAGGATCACCCCGGTGCCGTTCGCCAGCGCGGGCAGGATGTGCTCGCGGTAGCCGACGGTGCTGAACCCGGCAGCGACGGCGCGTGCCGAAAGCGAAGGCAGCCGGAAGCTCTCGACGTAGTAGCGGGAGTAGCTGTCGAACGACTCTTGCACCGCCCGTCGCAGGGCGAACCCGTGGAGGCTGGGGTTCACGCGCCGCAGGTGACGTTCGATGATCGCCCGTCGTGAGCGCATGCTCGTGGCGAGCGTGGCCCCGATCGCGGTGGCCGCCGCCGATGCCAGCGGCCCCGGGGTGACCCGCGCCGCGAGCGAGCCGAGCTTGTACCCGGTGACGGCGAGCGTGTCGCCGAGCTCTTCGCGCGGCGTCTTCGGTGTGGACGGGTCGGTCAGGGGGTGCCCCGCCGGTGCCGCTGGATGCGCACGCGCCGGCTGGCCCTGGCCGTCCGCCTGCTCTGGCGGCGCGAGCGGCGCATCTCGATGCGTGCCGCGGTGACGGGAGCGACGGCCGCCTGCTTCCACACCTTCACGAACCGCTGTACAGCGGTGATCACGGTCAGCGCCAGCATCAACCACAGGATCGGCACCAGCAAAACGTCGAACAGCAACCCGATGCAGAGCAGGATCACGCGCTCGGCGCGCTCCATCAGCCCGCCCTTCGCGTACAGGCCGAGCGATTCGGCCTTGGCCCGCTGGTAGGAGATCACCGACGAGACCGCCATCACCGCGAACGGCAACATCGCCATGTGCGCCGAGTGCTCCGAGGCCAAGTACCAGGCGACACCGCCGAACAGCAAGGAGTCGGTGATGCGGTCGATCACCGAGTCGAAGAAGGCCCCGCGCTGGCTGGAGGCGTCGGAGGCCTTGGCCAGCGCCCCGTCGAGCAGATCGGGCAGTGCGGCCAGGATGACGAGCAGCAACCCGAGGTTGAGCGCGCCGGCGCCGATCGCGATTGCCGCGCCGACCGCGATGAGCAGGCCGGCCACGGTGAGATGGTCGGGCGTGAGCCCGGTCTTGCGCAACGAGTCGCCGATGGGCTTCACCGCCTTCTCCACCGGGGCCCGAAGGTGACCGTCGAACATGGGACGACAGGCTAACTCGGCGAACGCCACACCGCCTGTGACCCGACGCGCAGCTCCGCGATACGGTCGGCGCGTTAACCGGCACGTACGAGAACACCCGGCGCGTGCGTCGGCGAGAGGGGTAGAGCAGTGAGCGTGCAGACCGACAGGATTCGCAACGTGGTGCTGGTCGGACACGGCGGGTCGGGCAAGACGACCCTCGCCGAGGCCCTCCTCGCCCGC encodes:
- a CDS encoding glycosyltransferase family 4 protein codes for the protein MRIGLVSPYSLTIPGGVQGQVMGLARELRARGIEARVLGPCDGAPPATFVTPLGDSLPTAANGSIAPIAPDASAALRTIRALRDEQFDVLHIHEPLTPGPSLTALVMNTAPALGTFHAAGDSASYRYLNAPLRWLVDELDHRVAVSKDARELAERYFGGDYEVLYNGVELERYRRVAPHPGGEQAIFFCGRHEPRKGLDVLLRAHASLGPEVRLWIASDGPDTERLHQQYAGDNRIEWIGRISDEDKVARLRGAAIFCAPSLHGESFGVVLIEAMAAGTAVVASSLDGYRNVATDGVDAVLVPPGDEHALLAALQRVLSDRAFAARLVDGASARAAEFSMRDLAEKYVERYEELRLRPPRVEPSAGSRAVQRLRRMMSG
- a CDS encoding LLM class flavin-dependent oxidoreductase, whose amino-acid sequence is MSDKPALSLVASPGKRAAVVEAAVEAERRGFPAIACPSLGGALGLCASLAHVTHEIGFFTSIQGIYGSVPAEVGGLASHVHELSGGRFALGLGVSHEPMVRRLGVAMGKPLADMRAFVSGLRANERFGGELPPVYLAALRDRMLDLAVEIAEGAIWANASLLHTTTQVARVPAARRGSFHLANMIPTVISDDARAAAAVHRKTMTVYVGLPNYRNYWRACGYVEEMDAIEAAIGAGERDRLPSLMSDAWLRDCTLAGTVDEVRAGLAAWADIGVQPVAVMSSVDGGQLKAVRELFAAYE
- a CDS encoding mechanosensitive ion channel family protein; this translates as MLTAVPPVDPADQGLIDACTETPGWICEQMWELTGSEAASRAADWFVATPLRVLLIVIVAFLLNRFVRRVVAGMVGRLTAPQQLAAAGIERLGMKAPEVLDSTSARSTERARTLSAVLMGLATAIIWTVAGLLVIGEFGLSLAPLLASAGIAGIALGFGAQSLVRDCITGVFMLIEDQYGVSDVVDLGEASGTVEKVTLRLTTLRAPDGTVWHVPNGAIVRVGNRSQLWSMALLDLAIAYDNDVDRAQQVILDAARTVCEADEYKDQVLEAPTILGVESVGPDGVTIRLTVKTEPGEQWALQRALREGVKAALDDAGIRPPPRGFAGDWPRT
- a CDS encoding Crp/Fnr family transcriptional regulator, with amino-acid sequence MVLRVGAALLEVLDQLGEPERGAVVARLRPRHYRRSQVVFNEGDAADRLYLLQSGRMQVSATTLQGSTIILRVVQPGEMFGALALVQPDHRRTARVCALEDCAALTLERRDFDELRLLHPGVDRLLVTVLTEQLVRSNALAAELLLPPEIRVWRRLHVLAQAYGDDPIRMSQDDLAHAAGTVRQTANRVLQIGVRERSLAVERGVVRILDSVAIEAHSSAD
- a CDS encoding phosphatidylinositol mannoside acyltransferase, producing MEAGGRRSRHRGTHRDAPLAPPEQADGQGQPARAHPAAPAGHPLTDPSTPKTPREELGDTLAVTGYKLGSLAARVTPGPLASAAATAIGATLATSMRSRRAIIERHLRRVNPSLHGFALRRAVQESFDSYSRYYVESFRLPSLSARAVAAGFSTVGYREHILPALANGTGVILALPHLGGWEWAGRWMTDRGHRLTVVVEPLDPPELFEWFAELRRDLGMSVVPLGPGAAAAVLRALKDNEVVCLLCDRDLQGGGVDVEFFGERTTLPAGPATLSLRTGAPILPTAVYFTRKYNGHHAIVRPPVPAQRRGGLRDDVARVTQYLARELEVLIGRAPEQWHMFQPNWPSDPGYAESR